The genomic interval GGTCACACCCATGCTCTGGCCGATTTCGGTCCAGGAGGCACCGGCGCGGCGGGCCTGGTCGACGAAGTGTCCGATCAGGTGGTCGGCGAGGTCGCCGAGGTAGTCACCGACCAGTACCGCGTCGGTGAGCCGTTCCAGGGCGTCCCCGCTGGGGTGCTGGCGGCGGACGTACTCGATGAGGTCGTCGAGGCGTACCGGTAGTCGCTCCATGCGTCAACCCTAGGTTGACGATGGCTAGCCGTCAACCGGCGGTTGACTCCGGGGCGGCCCGGCTCAGGCCGGTACGGCCGAATGGCGGCCCCGCCCGGCGGCCGCCTCCCGCATGCCCCGCACGGCGAGCTGGTCCGCCCGCTCGTTCTCCGGATGCCCGGCGTGCCCCTTCACCCAGTGCCACCGCACCTGGTGGCGGGCGGCGGCAGCCTCCAGCCGCTGCCACAGGTCGGCGTTCTTGACGGGCTGCTTCGCGGCGGTCTGCCAACCGTTGCGCTTCCAGTTCGGCAGCCACTTGGTGATGCCGTCCCGGACGTACGTGCTGTCGACGTAGATCTGCACCGTCACCGGGCGGGTCAGGCTCTCCAGCGCCCGGATCGCCGCCATCAGCTCCATCCGGTTGTTGGTGGTGGCCGCCGCCTCCCCGCCGAGA from Plantactinospora sp. BC1 carries:
- the rnhA gene encoding ribonuclease HI; its protein translation is MTEQVVQIYTDGACSGNPGPGGWGAVLRYGTVEKELLGGEAAATTNNRMELMAAIRALESLTRPVTVQIYVDSTYVRDGITKWLPNWKRNGWQTAAKQPVKNADLWQRLEAAAARHQVRWHWVKGHAGHPENERADQLAVRGMREAAAGRGRHSAVPA